The Papaver somniferum cultivar HN1 chromosome 3, ASM357369v1, whole genome shotgun sequence genome includes a region encoding these proteins:
- the LOC113359238 gene encoding uncharacterized protein LOC113359238, whose translation MRECNWRCKGKVTVHEKNEFDPSQKELYSPGTFLENYWCHQASDAFEGFGVGISRSRKPPKGPRLITDLDPSTPSNIMLRKAHDPKWFLVPLRIVGPYIFGLDELGNVLPGIPDMHSHLRAYKPWELKWVPPRSRPSPSPRVTEDAKRRRVADGSGPSNTLAVVAEHAMEVDIGALFGDNEVSNLADKGVSSDTSARFGGGVNVSGALPLVSSVGAPGVPSTFAGGFPPVPTVPSSSYSTAYLFSGGS comes from the exons ATGCGAGAATGTAACTGGAGATGCAAGGGTAAAGTTACTGTTCATGAGAAGAACGAGTTCGATCCTTCTCAGAAGGAGTTGTACTCACCCGGTACTTTCTTGGAGAATTATTGGTGTCACCAGGCGTCCGATGCATTTGAGGGTTTTGGAGTTGGGATTTCTAGGTCTCGTAAACCTCCCAAAGGTCCTCGGCTCATAACCGATTTGGATCCTTCTACTCCTAGTAACATCATGCTCCGCAAGGCTCATGATCCCAAATGGTTTTTGGTTCCTCTTCGCATCGTGGGGCCTTATATTTTTGGTTTGGATGAACTTGGTAATGTCCTTCCTGGGATTCCTGATATGCATAGTCATCTGCGGGCTTATAAGCCGTGGGAGCTTAAATGGGTTCCACCTCGTAGTCGTCCTTCACCGTCTCCCCGAGTTACTGAGGATGCTAAG AGGAGAAGGGTTGCTGATGGTTCTGGGCCATCTAATACTCTTGCGGTTGTGGCAGAGCATGCCATGGAGGTAGATATTGGTGCATTGTTCGGTGATAATGAG GTGAGTAATCTCGCGGATAAGGGTGTTTCTTCCGATACGAGTGCTCGGTTTGGTGGTGGTGTTAATGTTAGTGGTGCTCTTCCTTTGGTTTCGAGTGTTGGTGCTCCCGGTGTACCAAGCACCTTTGCTGGTGGCTTTCCTCCTGTTCCGACGGTTCCGTCTAGTTCATATTCCACTGCGTATTTGTTCAGTGGTGGGTCCTAG